Part of the Impatiens glandulifera chromosome 8, dImpGla2.1, whole genome shotgun sequence genome is shown below.
CAAAGGTTGAACGAAAATGGTATATGATTAATCTTCAGTTTAATGTATGCATTTAGCTAGGATTATAGACGtggtatttataattaattaatttaatttggcTAATATCTTATACAGATAGGATTCTTTACACCATTCGTGAAGTTGCTTTCACAGATATCCGGTCAGTTCGTGGACACACTCCGACATTTAGATGGCAATACGTGAGTGTGGTTCTGTCATCAGGTAATGTCTGTATTAGTAATTGACACTTTGACTTAGAAAATTGATTATTGCTTACTGTATTAGTAATTGTATTTCATGTATTAACTAAGTCTGGTTAAACTTATAAACTCCATACTTGGGAAATTATTCTATTTACAATGTATACAGTTTACATGCAACTTGATAGCTTAGGGTCAATgtaatatttatacataaattaatattaagagAGATAGCACCGAACAATCTATAGTGTTTTACAATCACTCTCGTCTCAACTCACAATCCCTAGTTATATGTTGGTCTTCAATCTCAGTTCTTGATTGCTTTCAGTCCTTTCAGGTCTTCAATCTCTTCATTTTTAATTACAGATATGTTTTTTCCCTATGTCCTCCTTGTGTGATATAATTctcatgatttatgttagaaAATGTAGTTTAACACCTCCTCCttatattatctttaaaaaaatgtctATACTAACTCTTGAATACGTGATCTCAAAGTTGTTCGAACAACTCATCCATCAAACCACATTGAATTGGTTGAAGGCTGATTATATATTCACTCTTGATGTCCATCTACACAAAATTTCACATCTTATGCTGACATATCAGATAGTTTTTCACCTAAGCAATTTTTTGTTTGTGAAAGTTCGAACCCACAACCTTGTGGCCACGAGCCTTTGCGCTCTACCACAGAGAAAAACAAGCTTTCACCTACCTAATCAATTCTAATAACATAATTTGTGCCATATCAATGATTTTACTGATGTAAATTGATAGTGAAATAATGGAATTCATCTGCCTTTGTTTAAAGTAACTGGGTTGTTTTAAGCttattttaatgatataaaacaatcaaaaagttCTATGTTCTTTCATTTTAACGTGTTCTTGTTACCCTTCAGGAATAACATATCCATCTCTCCACTTCTACGATGGTGGAGTTGAAGAGTTCGTTTCTACTATCAAACAGCATTTTCTCCTTGCGGGGTTAGTTATTATTCAGATTTCCTTTTGCTTTGGAAAGTTTATTAGTGTGACACAAACCAACTCCAAAAATAAACTTCTCTTGCTATGgagttaatttaaataagactaTTATGTTTTAAAGATTTTCTTACATCTTGGTGCCTGATTCTCGTGAACCTGAAACATCTTAATTTACCCACAAGAAGTTGATTTATGATAATATCATTCATTTGATTACTTTTTGCTCGGTAACGTTTATGGCCAATTATCTTCCATATAATTATAACAGCTTCTGCTTTTTCATTTATCGGCTTGAGTATCTATTTTCACCTGATGACTGAATCAACACAAGATACTAAGCATCTTCGAATTTGTGGTGTTGAGATATACTAGTTTGCAATGCCAGAAGGCTACCTGATGACAAAATTCAaacacaactttttatatttccattttcTTGTTAGTAAGGATTAGGGAATATACTATCTATTTGAATGCTTCTTTATCTGTTGATATTGTAGGACTTAAAAATAaaagctaatatatttttttaataatgagaTTCGGACAAACCACGAAcgaacaattatttaaattaagtgatCGTGAAGTATATGCAAAGAGGAACAACCAGTATCTAGACAATTCAAGGTTCTTGTGAACCTATTTTCATTTCCATGCGTAGATTATCTGCAAGAAAAGAAAATACGTCTTGTCTGAAGAAATCCTTCTGGAAGTAGATGCAAATAGTTTTTTACCTTGTTAAGTAGGTTTTTGTTGTGATAGCTTGacacaaaaaaaatagtttcttTTCATAATTTGAAGTGTTGTTAGTAACCAAGTGTTGCTTGATGATATGTTTGTCTCATTGGCTGCAATAGTTATGCTggaattttttcttctttggcTTTGTTTTGCGGATATATTTTACATGTTTTTGTTCATTTCATTGCCAAGTTAGTAGATCAGTCGTTGTTAGAATTTAACTATTGAAAACTGTCTGTTAGGTCTGAAGATGATGCAAATGCATTTTTTTTGAAGGATTTTCAACATCCCTTGAAGGTATATTCAATTTAAGCTTTGTTTGTAGAGGTGCCCctggaatttttattttttctcttttgaaaaAAGTCATATTTCATTTATAGAAGAATTATCAATGTCCTCTCGGACAATACAATCAAGCTCCTGATTGATTAAGGTTACAATTCAAAAAACAATTAAGAGAACCAacttttgttaagttttatggGCCAAACGGTTACCCGGCgcttagtaaaataaaatttgaaattcggTCTTTTCTTAGCAAGAGCTCTCATATTAGTCGCGTTCTCCGAATAAGGCACAGACAACGGTTGTTGATTTGCTGATcttatttattgtaaattttgcAGCGGACATTAATCTTCGGCCAACCACGCCTGACTCCTCTTAGTTGCGAAGAGGTTAGCAAGCAATGTCTTAACCCTTGTTTGATAGAGGTCACTTATTCCAACATGAatcactttctttttcttttgtgtttttgGTCAAAGTAACATTATATAGAAGAATTGAGCTTATCATTCCAAAGTTTTCGGGAAAAAAGTGAATGAAGCTTAAATATACCTTTAATTTAttgttgtaatattttaaaatattaattacaaacaatattttagtcatttaatccaatttttcatcaagtatgtatattttttttcattacaaAATCAGTGAAATTCTCTTGTTTACATAAGTTCAATCCTGGAATCTTTGTCATCACTAACTATTTTTTCCACATTTCATCGCCACCCACCAAATTGTTTGTTCTTGGCTTAGAAATCATCCAATTTTTAGTTCAACTAGATTGCACTTTGCTGAAGAAATTTTTCTAGCAATTATAACTCCCAAAATGCAAAAATATAGACAAATGTGTGCTCTATAgataaattcatttttcatcAATCTATACATAACCACCATTTGCAGTGGTCTACCTTCCTGGACAGTGAAGGAAGGATTGTGGATCCAAAAGGTTTAAGGAAGAGGATATTTTACGGAGGGGTAGACCTCAAAATAAGGAGTGAGGTTTGTAGATTTGATATGAGAAGATTCTACGAAAACATGTATGTTTATATATAGTTAACTTCTATTCCAATTGCAGGTGTGGCCGTTGTTACTAGGACATCATGCATATGATGCGACTTGCGTAGAAAAGCAACTTTTTATTTCATTGAAAAAATTTGAAtacgaaaatataaaaaaggagTGGCAGGTTTGTCTTAGGGATCAATTATCATTATCCACATTATAACTATTTTAGTCCTTGTTTTACATGAGTAAAGAGTTTAATTTCCTTTTTCTCTTCAGAGTTTATTAAGCGTAGAAGAAGGATGTGACAATTTGAAGGAGATGACAGAATCTATTGCATTAGATGTGGTATgctcatttttattttgcttaaaAAGTGATGTTATCATGATGGTTGGAGTTGGAGCATGTTCTTATTAAACTTTTAATGTAGGCAAGGACTGACACAGCACTTCCGTTTTATCAAGGGGATGAAAATCCGAATGTGAAACATTTAAATGACATACTGGTGACGTATTCATACCACTTTAACTTTAGTTACTGCCAGGTACATGCTTCTTATTATTCATTCTTATGGTCTCTTCCAATTAAATGAATTAACTGTACTAAAGGTTTTTTAATCTTATTGCTGAATGACTTGCCCAAAACATCAGCGTATTTGGTTGTAAGAATACTAAAATTAGGATCATGTTCATTTTATTGACCTCGTCTAGCTAAGATTTTGTTAGTTTTGACTTGAAAACTTCATTGGTACCAATAAGTGGATTTATCTTGTATACTTCCCTTTTTATGTTTAGGTGCAATAGACTTTTTTTGTTATTCTCAATGTAAATATATGTTTCAGTAATTTCTAGAAATATAAAGAGAAGggatttcatatattttagattGATTAACTATTACAAAGTCATTTGAAGGATTCACTGGAATGTGCCAAGTTTGATTATTCTACTTCATTAGTATCAATTCAACTTGGCTTAATGGATGAGTTTATTCAACGAATAATGTTGAAATCACATTTACAAGATTGCTATGTAGACTGTTGCAATTGTTAGAAGTTGCCTTTTCAATAACCTTTTCTAACAAAATCTTttacaattcaaaataaaataatacactttAATTCTGTAGGGGATGGGTTATATTCTTTCGTCAATTTTCTATATCCTGCAAGACGAATCAGAAACCTTTTGGTGTTTCACGGAATTGATGAAAAGAATTGGTCAAAATTTTTCCAATGTCGAATTAGTGACGCGTCAATTATCTGCTGTAGGAAAGGTAAcgtatatttttttgaaagtatttacaattttttttaatgtaaatttatgtcggtcttttaaatattatttttatttttttctagttGTTGAAGTTGTTAGACGTGccattacataatatattaatgcAGAATGATTGTTCTGAATTCAATTTCTGCTTCAAATGGATTCTGTTGCAATTTAGGAGGTAAGTAGTAGCAgcatataaacatatatatatatatatttatatatattttaaatgaaattttagtGACAAATCACAAATTCATTTCTTAATAGACTATCTTATGTCAATATCTCATGATTTGTTTCTTCTACTTGTTTAGggaatttaaatttgaaagttcATTGCAACTTTCTGAAGTTCTTTGGACTCGATATATGACGGATAATTTCCAGATTTATATGGCAGTCGCCATCTTGAAAAGATATCGACATGAAATAGTCGATAACAAAATGGATTTCGGAGATATCCACATGTtcatagacgatttgtcaatgaaaCTTGACCTGAAATCAACCCTATGGGATGCAGAAGCTCTGTTTATCTTTTTTGGGGATGATGGAGTCACGCTTATTCCTCGTGACACACCATTTTCTCTTCCGAAAGAGCAAATGTTACGATTTAACCTTGATCTAAGTTCAGATCATGCAATCCCTTTAAATTCTGCAGTATTTGTGGAAAACGCTAAAAAATCACAGGTATATTCAATATACTTTTTGGTAAATGTTGTTTTTACATTTTCTGTAATAAATGAGTTCTagtaaaagaattttttttgattaagatttatttattttatactggattttaaactttataacaGGTAGTTGAAACTGTCATAATAGATATTACAGCAGAAACACAAACACCTGATAATAGTTCACCGAATCTCAATGTATTAAGCAGGTATAATTTGGTATTTTGGAAATATAAATGATGAAACAATGCCTAACTCTAATGTATGTGGAAATTGTCAGGAATGTTAATACGACTTGGATAACCGGTGCGATAAGTAGGGTTGGTCAGTTTGTGTCAAGTTTGACAGTAAAAAAGGTATGAATTCTTTTGGACTTGTCTCAATTCGCTTTAGAAATTATACATAATTCGTTAgttatatcaattttaatttcagtttgagaagaagggtaAGTTTCATTTGCAAATGCATGAGTTATAACTTGTTGGATCGAAGAGCAGCAATCACCGAATTAGTGAAGACTTGCTCACCCATTACACGCATAATAGAGATAAGAGACTAGTTAATCTTTTGGAATATATTGATAATTCACATAAATGAATATGACGACTATTTGACATTATATTGAGTGGTTTTGTGACTTAGTACTCAGTTTGGGTGATCAAGATGGTTGAAATATCTCGCAAAATTTGTTAGAATATAACGTGAAACttaatcatgatcaaacaataTCAGCCAACTTAATTAAGTTGTCTACTTTATTTATATCTTCTAACTAAAaagtaagttatttaaaattaacgttaaaaaataaagttattgcAATCTTTTAGAAGAAACGGCCCGGCCCGGCCCATAAGTAAAGCCCACTAGAAGCCTTTCTTTATAAAGCGCCGCCGGTCGTATCTTATTGAAGGGAGGATCAAGCAAGGGTTTTTAACATAGTTTCAGAGCATTAAGCAATGGCAATACATGTTTCAGAAGATATTATTCTAGAGGAAATACTTTCCAGATTGCCCGTAAAATCTATCTTACGGTTCAGATCTGTTTGTAGGGCCTGGCTCAAAAAGATAGACAGCCCCGAGTTTGTCCAACAGCAGCTCTGTTGTTCCGCCTCTCTCAGCTGCCGCAATGGCACCGGTCCTCTTCTGTTCGAACGTAGAAATTTTGAAATCCAAAATTTCACTCTTCCTCTTCTACGCTGTGACACCCTACTAGTGGAAAAAGAAGTGAAAATTCCCCTCGGTTTAGCGGTCCGCACCCCCTTTAATCGCATTTCGGTAATTGGTTCCTGCAACGGATTGGTTGCTATAAGTGTAATCCCGTTAAAGCTTAGTGATATGGATTGGCTTGTCATATGGAATCCTGCAACTAAGCATTATAGCGAACTTCCCAAACCGAGTATCTCCACGAGAGAGCTCCTTTACTATGGATTTGTCTATTTATCATCTGAGAATGATTATAAGATAATTCGACTAGTCTCCCCGGGTCTTTGGGGTGTGTTGGAGGGAGATATATCCATAAAGATGGAGGTATATTCAATGAAGCTAGATTCTTGGCGAAAACTTGATACAAAAGTAGCAATGGTTCATATAGGTTACGGTATGAGGCATGATATTTGCATTGGCCAGTTAATACAATCCCCTGGTGTCAATGTAAACGGAGTTTTGCATTGGATATTTTTCGGAACAGTTTCGATACTTTCATTTGATATGGTTAATGAGGTATTCAATGTGATTCAAATACCAAATGCTTTTTCGCTTCCATTTgtgaacaaaaacaaacttgGTGGTGCACAAGTGAGGATCTTGGAGCTTAATGGATTCCTTGCAATAGCATCAGCAATTTCATCAACCTCAACCGTTACAACAGCAGCATTGATTGACATATGGGTTATGAGGGAGTTTGGGAATTTTGAATCATGGTCCAAATATATGTCTTTTGAGGTGCCAGAGGAAATCTGCAGCCATTCATTTAATTTGGGTAGTTGGATAAAGGGTCAAGTTATTCTCTTTGGGTGTAAAGATAATGTGATGCTGTTTGAACCTTCGAGCAGCACCAAGAGTATTAAGTATGTTGAGTGTCGTTCTATCCGGTACATAAAAGGAGGCTGTAACTACTACGAGACATTGATTCCAGTTGGAAGGAGGTTTTAAGTATGTGCAATTccattatgttttatttttttcatttatagtTTCACCTTTAGTCTTTTAGGTTTAAGTTATTTTAGTTGTGATAATATTTATGCATTTTTCTATGAGTTAGAATAGATTTGAACTTTCCAGTGGATGTCATTGATTGATACTTCTataattttcttcttcattttacAATTGagcttatttgaaaatatgttaCTTTCCTCCATTTACTTGGACTTATCTTGATTCCATTATGTGACTGTGAATGatgtgattattatagagattTTGTAACTATTGTAAAATATAGACTTTAAAGAAGGAAATGAGGTATTCTTATATTTTCATTCTCTACTATCCAGGTTTGGGAATGTATGCATGTTGTTTCAGTCACTGTTTTAAATTGATACTATCTAGGGAATTGGTACACCTTGATGACCTGACACTTTtaaatgaagtttttttttggtttaatacTATTAGACTATCTCCAACCCACAAACCCATTCTCAAATTCAAAATGCAGTAAATATCACATCAAACACTAATTTATCTCCAACCTAAAAACTCATTTCCAaattcaaaagaatattcttagaatattcctttcttacactaactttttaattttattaatattatctatatatttaccaactttacatatttaaccataatcttttctcattcctttaataaaattaattatatatcttttcacgataattttttttaatgtattttctatgtttattcgtattgtttaaaattataaacttataatttataaaatctaagttataaaatataacgtaaaaatatataataaaatataaatataaaataaattaaataaaatttcaaatatattacaatttaatgatttaattatacatttaaaaaatattataactttttatcttaaaattaaaaattaaaggaccaaataatttatataaacaagttatatatttaaaggacttaaataaaattttaaaaaaatatattcaggATGAACATTATGCAGGATGAACAGCAAATACGCATTTATGCGTTTCTGTCTGGAGAGAGATTGCATTCTCATTTTGCAGGAGCCGTTTGCCGTTCGGTTGGAGAAAAATTGGAGCTCCATTTTGCTTTTGCAGTCCGGTTGGAGACGCCTTTACCACTCAATACACAAATTTGAGTTCTCTAAAATGTGTGCAGTTTGTCATTCACAAAACTTCTACTGTCATATTCAAAATAAAGTTTGATGACCACAAATTTGAATTAATCTTgcttactattttatttaaatcaagtCACTATAATTATCGAATCAAAAAGGACACTTAAAAGCATAACCTAGTTGTATATATAATCTCAATGTACAATAATGACTTTAATTGTAAACAATTTTTTGttacaaattttgttttcatctAGGTGTGAATCTAGATGACTTTCTATTTCACAACATAGtacatttgaaattattttgatccAAATTCAATTCAGATGCATCTAAAATAAATGCATAaactaaaagatttttttttttttttttaaatttccattcataatttattataatactaATTGATCATTTCAACAacataaaattacaaaatttattgcGCGAActtatcaatttatatttaatttattaatgattttgtataatcatattaataatttaaaatattagagaaataaataaaattaatatttaaagtgtACAGATAATATTTAGCATAATAAATAATGTTCAATACAAATccttaaaaacaaaaatgtgtaattttattcaatttttttaggagAAAGGGAAATAACTAGACTTAAAAAAGACTTTGAATTTAtgctttattttaatttttttctcaattcttTTTAAGTCTAGAACTtgtcaattatattatatagagatcatgttttgaattttgtgtattttctcaaatatatatatatatatatatatatatatatatatatatattaactttattctAACgtgttatttttcatttttataattaatttactttgGTAAATGAAGTAATATTTATAgacgtttttaacatatattttttaaacagtatttttttaagatttatgtCATTTATTTTGTTCAAGAGTAATATAACAACTAAAAGAGGTGTGATGTGAaaatttttttgtgaaaatttgaaaaaaaaaagattttgatattaatttttgatagtattaaaaagtaaataacgTAAGTAGAATTAGGATATACAATTTGAacgtattaatattttaaattaaatatattttatacatgttttaaattgtggaatgttttaattatttataaatataataaattaattaagaaaaaagaattaagatagtttaatttttaaaaaatattttattactaaaaTTGTAATAgttcaaaattcaatttaaagttGAGGTCTCATGCTCAAAATTCGAGCCAGTAATAATAATTGAATCTCTCGATTTTTGCATGACCGAAATCAAAAAAGACCCGGAGACTCTAATTCCCAAATCAAACAGGTCTTATGGTCCCGAACGAGATTGAAGAAAGGAAATAGGGCTTTTGTCCTTGCGTGAAGGAAATGACGCGGCTAGGGTTATGAGGTACGCGTAGAAGAAAATTGAGAGCAAAGATTGGAATTTGAATCTAGTAAGTCGGTCTGGAGCGGAGTAGAACAACGGCTTGAATTGGGTCTGTTTTGATTCCAAGTGAGTAATTCTAATTCCTAGTTTAGGTATTAGAGTTTTTGTACTAAGATTTTTGTAATAGCTTTAatgatatattgaaattttggaTTGAAGTTATTGATATTTGTTAAGACTTTGGTTTCTATTACttgttatttgaaaatggttGATTGCTGGATTATTATTAGTTCCATTTAGTATCTAAGTTATCTTGAATAGGTTCAAATTCAATTGATTGTTGGGATTTATATGAGTTGATATAGATTTATTTGAGAAGATGATGGGAAGTTGGAAATTGATATGTTTTGGCTTTGATGATAGCATGTAAATAAGGTGAAGTGAAGATTGTGATTTGTTGTCAAACTGGATGGTGTAGGGTTTTGGATTGGGTTTGATGTAGTCCATTTGAGAAAGAAGCATTTGGTTGGGTATTAGAGATTGATCGGGATTGAACTTAGCATTGAATTGTGAATGAGGTTTAGAAGAGATTATAAATTGTGTTGATTGGCCATTTGAGAAAGAAGCATTTTGTTGGTATTTAATTAGGTTTGATTGTTGGTGTTTAGTGTAGGTTAGTTCATGTTTCCGATGTTACACTTTGATTTTTCTTATGTAATTAATGCTTAAATACAATTTTGATTTTGTGAGAGTTTATTTTAACTATCACGTCCTTATTTCCTTTAACATTAAAATGGCTTAGGGCAACCCAGTCTGATTTCTGGACTCCATTGATGCCGTAGAGATGTTTTCTAACATGTTAAGGTTGGCAATGGTATCCTCATCATCATCACTTTCAAGATTTATTACTTTGCCAAAAGCTACTTCCACAATGATGCctctcttcttcctccaacACTTCAAAGGATTTAGAGATTCAAATGACTCCAGAGGATTTGATGCTGCCAAAGTCAATACCAAAGGTACCTCAGACGATGATTATTTCGCGGTGATCCACCACATATCAAACATTGTCCGGAGAGATGTCTACATGGAGAGGACCCTCAACAAAATGCACATAACTCCCATGATTAATTCAGACCTGGTCTATCGAGTTCTCCGCAGTTGTTGCCGTTCTGGCATAGAGTCATTTCGCTTCTTCAATTGGGCACGCGATCACCCTTCGTACGAGTCCACCACTGTTGAATTCGAGGAGCTACTGAAAACCCTAGCCAGCACCCGCCATTGGGAGACAATGTGGAAGGTAGCTGaacagatgaagaagaagaacctcCCAATATCCCCATCCATCCTCTCTTTCATCATTGAACAGTATGGAAAGAACCGTCAAATTGACGAAGCAGTCGAGCTCTTCAACAAGTCGAAATACTTCAATTGCTTACAAACAACAGAAGTGTACAACTCTCTTCTTTACGCCCTTTGCGAGGTTAAGAATTTTCAGGGCGCTTATACGTTGATCCGAAGGATGGCTCGAAAGGGAGGAATGCCAGACAAGAAAACCTATTTAATACTCGTTAGCGGTTGGTGCTCAGCAGGGAAGATGAGAGAGGCACAGGAATTCCTTGAAGAGATGAGCAGAAATGGATTCAACCCCCCTGTTCGCGGACGAGATCTTCTTATAGATGGACTTTTGAATGCAGGTTATCTAGAAACTGCTAAAGAGTTGGTGAGGAAGATGACAAAGGAAGGATACGTCCCTGACGTTCAAACATTCAATTCTTTAGCAGAAGCTATCTGTAAGACAGGAGAAGTTGATTTCTGCATCAATTTATACAACAGCGTGTGTAAATTAGGGCTTTGTCCTGACATAGAAACTTACAAGATCATGATAACTAATGCATCAAAAGCTGGTATGGTAGTTGAAGCATTTTCAATCCTCCACAGATCAATTGAAGATGGGAACCGTCCGTTTCCAAGTTTATACGCTCCAATTCTGAAGGCTCTCTGTAAGAGAGGACAATTTGACGACGCCTCAAGTTTTTTCAGCGATATGAAGGTGAAGGGTCATCCTCCTAATCGGCCAGTTTACACGATGTTAATAAAAATCTGTAGCCGTGGAGGCAGGTATGTTGAGGCTGCAAATTATCTAATAGAAATGACTGAGTTAAACTTGTTGCCATTGTCAAGAACATTTGACATGATTACTGATGGACTAAAAAACTGCGGTAGACACGATTTGGCCAACAGGATAGAGCAACTCGAGATATCCCTTCGTGGCATTTGAAAGTAAATATATGTTTCAAGTAATGGGATATCTGGATCTGTTTCTGAATGTAAATTCAGATACAATTGATATCAAACTTAGGACACCTATTAGGCGTATCTGGATATGAGTTGCACTAAGTTCAGCCTGTTTGTAAATGAAATCTCCTTCAGATCCACTTGATGAGAAAACCAAATGAAATGATGTGTtttcaaacaaagaaaataacTGTGGAAAGGTATATAACTGTCATCTCAGTTTGATTATGTTgaattactttatttttgttatctGGATATTCCTTTTTCT
Proteins encoded:
- the LOC124913000 gene encoding uncharacterized protein LOC124913000, with protein sequence MSILTLEYVISKLFEQLIHQTTLNWLKADYIFTLDVHLHKISHLMLTYQIVFHLRITYPSLHFYDGGVEEFVSTIKQHFLLAGSEDDANAFFLKDFQHPLKRTLIFGQPRLTPLSCEEWSTFLDSEGRIVDPKGLRKRIFYGGVDLKIRSEVWPLLLGHHAYDATCVEKQLFISLKKFEYENIKKEWQSLLSVEEGCDNLKEMTESIALDVARTDTALPFYQGDENPNVKHLNDILVTYSYHFNFSYCQGMGYILSSIFYILQDESETFWCFTELMKRIGQNFSNVELVTRQLSAVGKEIYMAVAILKRYRHEIVDNKMDFGDIHMFIDDLSMKLDLKSTLWDAEALFIFFGDDGVTLIPRDTPFSLPKEQMLRFNLDLSSDHAIPLNSAVFVENAKKSQVVETVIIDITAETQTPDNSSPNLNVLSRNVNTTWITGAISRVGQFVSSLTVKKFEKKGKFHLQMHEL
- the LOC124911842 gene encoding F-box/kelch-repeat protein At3g23880-like, with the protein product MAIHVSEDIILEEILSRLPVKSILRFRSVCRAWLKKIDSPEFVQQQLCCSASLSCRNGTGPLLFERRNFEIQNFTLPLLRCDTLLVEKEVKIPLGLAVRTPFNRISVIGSCNGLVAISVIPLKLSDMDWLVIWNPATKHYSELPKPSISTRELLYYGFVYLSSENDYKIIRLVSPGLWGVLEGDISIKMEVYSMKLDSWRKLDTKVAMVHIGYGMRHDICIGQLIQSPGVNVNGVLHWIFFGTVSILSFDMVNEVFNVIQIPNAFSLPFVNKNKLGGAQVRILELNGFLAIASAISSTSTVTTAALIDIWVMREFGNFESWSKYMSFEVPEEICSHSFNLGSWIKGQVILFGCKDNVMLFEPSSSTKSIKYVECRSIRYIKGGCNYYETLIPVGRRF
- the LOC124911841 gene encoding pentatricopeptide repeat-containing protein At5g18390, mitochondrial — its product is MFSNMLRLAMVSSSSSLSRFITLPKATSTMMPLFFLQHFKGFRDSNDSRGFDAAKVNTKGTSDDDYFAVIHHISNIVRRDVYMERTLNKMHITPMINSDLVYRVLRSCCRSGIESFRFFNWARDHPSYESTTVEFEELLKTLASTRHWETMWKVAEQMKKKNLPISPSILSFIIEQYGKNRQIDEAVELFNKSKYFNCLQTTEVYNSLLYALCEVKNFQGAYTLIRRMARKGGMPDKKTYLILVSGWCSAGKMREAQEFLEEMSRNGFNPPVRGRDLLIDGLLNAGYLETAKELVRKMTKEGYVPDVQTFNSLAEAICKTGEVDFCINLYNSVCKLGLCPDIETYKIMITNASKAGMVVEAFSILHRSIEDGNRPFPSLYAPILKALCKRGQFDDASSFFSDMKVKGHPPNRPVYTMLIKICSRGGRYVEAANYLIEMTELNLLPLSRTFDMITDGLKNCGRHDLANRIEQLEISLRGI